The proteins below are encoded in one region of Micromonospora sp. DSM 45708:
- a CDS encoding DegT/DnrJ/EryC1/StrS family aminotransferase: MPGPGWYLIDDAEERAVLEAMRERHLSRYRFGDESAVSKTMRFEREMAALLDSPHTLAVNSCTSALLAGLVGLGVGPGHEVIVPGYTFIASIAAVLFAGARPVLAEIDESLTIAPEDVAKKITERTRAIMPVHMIGGPADMERLLAVADGLPLIEDCAQACGGSYRGRRLGTIGAAGTFSFNVGKTMTTGDGGLLATASPQVYRNAFALHDHGFAPDRAGLVEDGPRIGLNLRMHELAAAVGLVQLGRLDRTLEHCRALAAVVRDGLDGIPGVGHRVVHDEGWCGSAHVLIFDDGAHAAAFARELGGSTLDASTKHNYARMGQLYGEFTGVGVDGSRTVANAVPGDLPRTDDLLSRSVALSVGVVDGYLGTLGEVTVLDTPAEAAVKTARVREVLLRVLAESAG, translated from the coding sequence GTGCCCGGCCCCGGTTGGTACCTGATCGATGACGCCGAGGAACGTGCGGTACTCGAGGCGATGCGGGAGCGGCACCTCAGCCGCTACCGCTTCGGCGACGAGTCCGCCGTCTCGAAGACCATGCGGTTCGAGCGTGAGATGGCCGCGTTGCTCGACTCGCCGCACACCCTGGCGGTGAACAGTTGCACGTCGGCGCTCCTGGCCGGGCTCGTGGGCCTCGGGGTCGGCCCCGGCCACGAGGTGATCGTGCCCGGCTACACGTTCATCGCCTCGATCGCGGCGGTGCTGTTCGCGGGCGCGCGACCGGTGCTGGCCGAGATCGACGAGAGCCTGACCATCGCGCCCGAGGACGTCGCCAAGAAGATCACCGAGCGGACCAGGGCGATCATGCCGGTGCACATGATCGGCGGGCCCGCGGACATGGAACGGCTCCTCGCCGTCGCCGACGGGCTGCCGCTGATCGAGGACTGTGCGCAGGCGTGCGGTGGCTCGTACCGGGGCCGGCGGCTGGGCACGATCGGCGCCGCCGGCACGTTCTCGTTCAACGTCGGCAAGACGATGACCACCGGTGACGGTGGCCTGTTGGCCACTGCCTCACCCCAGGTGTACCGCAACGCGTTCGCGCTGCACGACCACGGTTTCGCGCCGGACCGGGCGGGGCTGGTGGAGGACGGTCCCCGGATCGGCCTGAACCTGCGGATGCACGAACTCGCCGCCGCCGTGGGCCTGGTCCAACTGGGCCGGCTGGACCGCACCCTCGAGCACTGCCGGGCGCTGGCCGCCGTGGTCCGGGACGGACTGGACGGGATCCCCGGTGTCGGTCACCGGGTGGTGCACGACGAGGGCTGGTGCGGCAGCGCCCACGTACTGATCTTCGACGACGGGGCACATGCCGCCGCGTTCGCCCGCGAACTCGGCGGATCGACCCTGGACGCGTCGACGAAGCACAACTACGCCCGGATGGGGCAGTTGTACGGCGAGTTCACCGGCGTCGGGGTCGACGGCTCGCGGACGGTGGCCAACGCCGTGCCGGGCGACCTCCCGCGTACCGACGACCTGTTGTCCCGGTCGGTGGCGTTGAGCGTGGGTGTGGTCGACGGGTACCTCGGCACGCTGGGCGAGGTCACTGTCCTCGACACCCCGGCGGAAGCCGCGGTGAAGACGGCGCGGGTCCGTGAGGTGCTGCTGCGCGTGCTGGCGGAGTCGGCCGGATGA
- a CDS encoding methyltransferase: MSAHDTSVGRWRIGFPGTELRAPERGIAFDVSELGGPLAVGLHQAMSSPTLPRAPEVEIRLPAYRGKSLVRLLNWLVVHRLIEPGGKATFLLEKQQGPASIATLLGDLGWRDVTRERSGRVHRVGGIPADTAELPDPPAFRTRIGGNDLVFAADYGVFSPGHVDEGTRLLAEVALRQPPVASVADIGVGYGPLAVALVRAGTAQRAVGADIDCIALYLAEHNARVNGVPLSTICTADPGEVEDTPLTVCNVPTHIDAEKTAALMAALVHRARAGRKLLTVVHASLETRYRQHFANAGASVVAHHGTTHVVLETG, encoded by the coding sequence ATGTCCGCACATGACACTTCCGTCGGTCGGTGGCGTATCGGCTTCCCCGGCACCGAGCTGCGCGCACCGGAGCGGGGGATCGCCTTCGACGTGTCGGAGCTCGGGGGCCCGCTGGCCGTCGGCCTACACCAGGCCATGTCGTCGCCGACCCTGCCCCGGGCCCCGGAGGTCGAGATCCGGCTGCCCGCGTACCGGGGCAAGTCGCTCGTGCGGCTGCTGAACTGGCTCGTCGTCCACCGCCTGATCGAGCCGGGCGGGAAGGCCACGTTCCTGCTGGAGAAGCAGCAGGGGCCGGCGTCGATCGCGACACTGCTCGGCGACCTCGGGTGGCGGGACGTCACCCGTGAGCGGTCGGGCCGGGTCCATCGCGTCGGCGGCATCCCGGCGGACACCGCCGAGCTGCCGGACCCGCCGGCGTTCCGGACCCGGATCGGCGGCAACGACCTCGTGTTCGCCGCCGACTACGGCGTGTTCTCCCCCGGCCATGTCGACGAGGGCACCCGCCTGCTCGCCGAGGTGGCGCTCCGGCAGCCACCGGTCGCGTCGGTCGCGGACATCGGGGTCGGCTACGGTCCGCTCGCGGTCGCGCTGGTCCGCGCGGGCACGGCCCAGCGCGCGGTCGGCGCCGACATCGACTGCATCGCGCTCTACCTCGCCGAGCACAACGCGCGGGTCAACGGCGTGCCGCTGAGCACGATCTGCACGGCGGACCCGGGTGAGGTCGAGGACACGCCGCTCACCGTGTGCAACGTTCCGACGCACATCGACGCGGAGAAGACGGCGGCGCTGATGGCCGCGCTCGTCCATCGCGCCCGCGCCGGCCGCAAGCTGCTCACCGTGGTGCACGCGAGCCTCGAAACGCGTTACCGTCAGCACTTCGCCAACGCGGGCGCGAGCGTGGTCGCGCACCACGGCACCACGCACGTCGTCCTGGAGACGGGCTGA
- the rfaE2 gene encoding D-glycero-beta-D-manno-heptose 1-phosphate adenylyltransferase, translating into MGGTVVATGGCFDLVHAGHIAMLAQARRLGDCLVVCLNDDDSVRRLKGEARPVMPERDRALVLASLSSVDAVVLFGEDTPEEILKVVRPDIWVKGGDYRAEDVVEAGTVAAWGGRTVIVPYVEGRSTTGTIARIHGGVS; encoded by the coding sequence ATGGGCGGCACGGTGGTGGCCACCGGTGGATGTTTCGACCTGGTCCACGCCGGCCACATCGCCATGCTGGCGCAGGCCCGCCGGCTCGGCGACTGCCTGGTGGTCTGCCTCAACGACGACGATTCGGTGCGGCGGCTCAAGGGCGAGGCCCGACCGGTGATGCCGGAACGGGACCGGGCACTGGTGCTGGCGTCGCTCAGCTCGGTCGACGCGGTCGTGCTGTTCGGGGAGGACACGCCGGAGGAGATCCTCAAGGTCGTCCGCCCGGACATCTGGGTGAAGGGCGGCGACTACCGCGCCGAGGACGTGGTCGAGGCCGGCACCGTCGCGGCCTGGGGTGGTCGAACCGTGATCGTCCCCTACGTCGAGGGTCGTTCCACCACCGGCACGATCGCCCGGATACACGGAGGGGTCTCGTGA